The nucleotide sequence AGCTAGCGAATAAATTACTCGAAAGTTTAAACCTTACTGACCCTTCTATTGATCAAGCATGGGCTGACCTTGCAGAATCAAGATTAGATGAAATTGAAAGTGGCAAGGTAAAATTAATTCCTGGAGAAGATGTTTTTAGTGAATTTAACCTTAACACGGTTAAATGAATTTATACTTCCATCCCGGAGCACAACAGGATTTACGAGAAGCTATCAATTATTATAATGAGTGCAAAGTTGGTCTTGGACAACAATTTGCAGCTCAAATACAAAAAAGTATCCAGCAAATTCAGGGCTTTCCTGAGGCATGGTCATTAATTTCGAAAAGAACTAGACGTGTAATGACCAATAGGTTTCCTTACGGCCTTATCTATTCTATCAAAAACGATACCATCATAGTTCTTGCAGTCATGCAATTGAACAGAAAGCCTGGTTATTGGAAAAATCGCAAGATCTAAGGAATAAGATTAGATTTTGCTGATATAAGCGGGGACTCAAAATAGCCAAAATCTTAATCATGATTGGGCAAGCTCGATGCGCAGAAAGGCGAACTTTCCCAGAAAGTAAAAAGGGAGCCGTCAGTCTATCTAGATCAATAATTCACATAAAAACTATGGCTGAGATACTTGTGAAGCGGAGAACTGTTTCCAGATTGCAGCTCCTATCTGCTGCTGGCCATCGAGATTGGGATGCAGGCCGTCACTGTAGTTATCTTTGGAAACAATATTCCAGAGGTCAATAAATGCAGCATCATTTTCTTTTGCCAGTTTTTTGTATTCCGGGCGTAGTTTGTCGAGCATGGCTTGTTCTTTTTCATCGTACCCCATTTTGTGAAAGCGTTCGCTTACATTGCCGATACTCAAACCGGCTGAACCGACGAGTGTTATCTTGAGCTCATTACCGTAGCAAGCGCGTGCTTTATCAATCATTGTCTTCATATTTGTAACACAGCCTTGCAAGACCTTA is from Lentisphaera profundi and encodes:
- a CDS encoding type II toxin-antitoxin system RelE/ParE family toxin, producing the protein MNLYFHPGAQQDLREAINYYNECKVGLGQQFAAQIQKSIQQIQGFPEAWSLISKRTRRVMTNRFPYGLIYSIKNDTIIVLAVMQLNRKPGYWKNRKI
- a CDS encoding addiction module protein → MKIHDFMEEAVSLPVEMRAELANKLLESLNLTDPSIDQAWADLAESRLDEIESGKVKLIPGEDVFSEFNLNTVK